A stretch of DNA from Oculatellaceae cyanobacterium:
TATGTATTGCCCATTTGAGCATAGCAGGTACTATTTTTTACTTAGTATGGAGTGTGGGAATTGTTGCTACTACCCACCTAGCATTAAGGCTTTCTGGAGCGCAGGGAGCTTTATTTTACGGAACTTCTGGCACACAATTTTATAGATATTGGGGCGATACTCTTTTTTGTTTAATCACTTTCTTGCCTGGATTTGGATTAAATATGCTGGCAAATATTACGTTGAGGAAATGGTTGTTTAGAAAAACAACAAATAGATAACTATTTTAAAGGTAGTAAAAAATTAAAAACATGGTAAATCGTAAAACTATATATTTTATTTATTATGGGCAAACCCCAGCCTACCGATAAAGACAAAATAGGGATTATTACGAAAATGTCACAATCCGAAGGATGATCGAAAAAAAGGGGCAATTCCACCCTGATTGCCCCTACACATAATTAATTTTTGTTAAGATTAACTCGACTACTGCGATCGCCTGATTAACTTCCCTTTAAATCTGGCGTTCAACTTCCCCTGCTTATAGCTTCCCTGGAGATCAATTAATGTTGCGGCTTGAACATATCAGTAAAATTTACCCGACTGGCGAAGTCCTCAAAGACGTTAACTGGGAAGTCAAACCAGGCGATCGCATTGGTTTAGTCGGAGTTAACGGTGCAGGTAAATCCACCCAACTCAAAATTATTGCTGGAGAAATGGAACCAACTAGCGGCGAATTAATCCGTCCTGCTAGTTTACATATAGCTTACCTCACTCAAGAATTTGAAGTAGACCCTACCCGCACTGTTAAAGAAGAATTTTGGCGGGCTTTTGGGGAAGCAAACCAAGCGCATGAAGCGTTGATGCAAGTGCATCGGGATCTGGAAACTGCCACACCGGAAAAATTAGATCAGCTAATCCACAAGATGGATAAGTTGCAAAGGCAGTTTGAGGGGTTGAATGGTTACGCCTTAGAAGCACAAATTGACAAAATTCTGCCAGAACTAGGGTTTGACCTAGAAGATGGCGATCGCCTTGTTAGTGCTTTTAGTGGCGGCTGGCAAATGCGGATGAGTTTGGGTAAAATTTTGCTGCAAAAACCCGACTTATTACTATTAGACGAACCTACAAACCATCTAGACCTAGAAACTATTGAGTGGTTAGAAAATTACCTTAAAGGTTTAACTACTCCAATGGTAATAGTTTCCCATGACCGAGAGTTTTTAGATCGACTTTGTACCCAAATTGTAGAAACAGAACGTGGTGTATCTGCAACTTATTTAGGTAACTACTCTGCTTATTTACAACAAAAAGCTGAAGCGCAAGAAGCGCAACTTAGTGCGTACGAACGTCAGCAAAAAGAATTAGAAAAACAGCAAGCATTTGTTGATCGCTTCCGTGCTAGTGCTACCCGCAGTACGCAAGCAAAAAGCCGTGAAAAACAACTAGATAAAATTGAACGTATTGAAGCACCAACTGGTGGCTTAAGAACCCTGCACTTTAGATTTCCACCTGCACCTCGCAGTGGACGTGAGGTAGTGGTAATTAAAGATTTGGTGCATACTTACGATGACAAAATTCTGTTTTTAGGGACAGATTTACTAATTGAACGTGGCGATCGCATTGCCTTCCTTGGGCCTAACGGGTGCGGCAAATCAACTTTGCTACGTATGATTATGGGTTTGGAACCATTCGCAGAAGGCACAGTTGAATTAGGCAGCCATAACGTACTTCCTGGGTATTTTGAGCAAAATCAAGCCGAAGCATTAGATTTAGAAAAAACAGTCATGGAAACAATTCATGATGAAGTTCCTGACTGGAAAAATGAAGAAGTTCGTACTTTATTAGGAAGGTTTCTATTTAGTGGAGATACCGTATATAAAAAAGTTGTGGCATTAAGCGGGGGAGAAAAAGCACGTTTAGCCTTGGCTAAAATGCTGTTGCGTCCAGCAAATTTACTAATTCTTGATGAACCGACAAACCATTTAGATATCCCTGCCAAAGAAATGCTAGAAGAAGCATTAGAAAATTATGATGGCACGGCGATCATAGTTTCTCACGACCGCTATTTTATCTCTCAAGTTGCCAACAAAATTGTGGAAATTCGCGATGGCGAATTCAGGGTTTATCTTGGTGATTATCACTACTACCTAGATAAAATCGCTGAGGAAAAAGAACAAGCGAAATTAGCTGCGATCGAGGCGGAGAAAGCTGCTAAAAAAGCTGCTAAAGCCGCCAAACAAGCTACCAAGGGCAAATAAAGCAGCCCTGTTAGTAGGCATCAGACCTCTCCAAAAATGTTCATATGCTAACCCTTGAACCCTTGTAGAGACGTTCATACAACGTCTCTACATTCTTGGAAAAAGAGGTCTATTAGGCTTAGACGAGATCCCAAAAATAATTAGCATTGAAAAATATCTGGGTTACTCAGAGGTAGTGCTATGATGGCGGTTGAATTTGAAAAACAAAGGGCAATATTACCTATGGCGCAAGCACCTGTCTCTCCTGTGGTGCTAGTCATCTTAGACGGCTGGGGCTATCGTGAAGAAACCGATGGAAATGCCGTTGCCGCCGCCAAAACTCCCGTGATGGATAGTCTTTGGGCAGTATATCCACGCACCCTGATCCACACCTCCGGTAAAGCTGTTGGGCTACCAGATGGTCAAATGGGTAACTCAGAAGTGGGTCATCTCAACATCGGCGCAGGGCGAGTAGTTCCCCAAGAATTAGTTAGGATCTCAGACGCGGTAGAAGATAGAACGCTACTGAATAATCCTGCCCTAGTTCAAGTGTGCCAAGACGTTAAAGTTAAAGGCAGTAAGCTTCATTTAATCGGTCTTTGCTCAGAAGGCGGGGTACATTCCCATATAGACCACTTACTAGGCTTACTAGATTTAGCCCAGCAACAAAGAATTACAGAAGTTTGTATCCACGTAATTACCGATGGTCGCGACACCAACCCTAAAGATGGTGTTGAGGCAGTTAAGAAGATTCAAAACCACATCGACAAGTTGGGAATCGGGCGAATTGTCACAATTAGCGGTCGTTATTATGCGATGGATCGCGATAAGCGGTGGGATCGCGTTCAACGCGCCTACGATGTGATGACTGAAGATAATTCAGAAAATCATCAATCAGCGCTAGAAGTATTACAAGCTTCTTACGACTCAGGCGTTACAGATGAATTTGTGATGCCCACTCGAATTGCTCCTGGGGCTGTAGAAGCTGGAGATGGAGTAATCTTTTATAACTTCCGTCCTGACCGCTCAAGGCAACTAAGCTATGCCTTTGTTGAGCCTACATTTAACGGATTTGAGCGTCATCAGATTCAACCCCTCAGTTTTGCAACGTTTACTCAGTATGACCCCAGCTTGCCAGTTTTAGTGGCTTTTGAGCCTCAAAACCTGAGTAACATCTTAGGGGAAGTAGTTGCCAAGCATAATTTAAGGCAATTTCGCACTTCAGAAACCGAGAAATACGCTCACGTCACATATTTCTTCAACGGGGGGCTTGAACAGCCTTTTCCAGGAGAAGACCGCGAGTTGGTTCCCAGTCCAATGGTGGCAACCTATGACAAAGCCCCAGCAATGTCAGCAGCTGCACTTACAGATGTAGCGATCGCAGCAATTCAAAAACGCATTTACTCTTTAGTAGTAATCAATTACGCCAACCCAGATATGGTGGGTCATACAGGGAAAATGGAACCCACAGTGACAGCAATTGAAACTGTAGATCGCTGTTTGGGAGCGTTGATCGAAACTATCAATAAAGCTGGTGGTACAGCAATTATCATTGCTGACCACGGTAATGCTGAATATATGTGGGATGAAAAAGGCAACCCTTGGACAGCCCACACAACGAATCCAGTACCCTTTATCCTGGTGGAAGGGGAAGGATTAAAAATACCTGGATATGGTACAGATGTAGTTTTAAGAACTGATGGTCGTCTGTCAGATATTGCACCAACCATTCTGGAAATTTTAAAACTGCCACAACCGCCAGAAATGACTGGAAATTCCATGTTTATACCAGCTAACGTGGAAGTTCGAGCTAATCGAACTCCGGTGCGACTTTCCTTATAAGGAAAGCTGGAAGCGCATCAAAACTAATAGCTATCAGCTAGAAAAATTAGAGTTTTGAGTTGTCAATTTAATGCTGACTCTAACAATTACAAAACTGGTGTTTTTCCCCTGAACAATTAAACATAATTAACAACTAACCATGACTCTTGTTAACATCATCCAAACTATCTGGGTAATATCTGCCTTAGCGTTAAGTGTTTTAGTGTTACTACACAGCCCTAAAGGAGATGGAATCGGCGGTATTGGTGGACAAGCGCAGTTATTTACTAGCGCCAAAAGTGCAGAAACCGCTCTTAATCGTATTACATGGACTTTCAGCGTAGTTTTTCTTGGTTTAACTGTAGTTTTAAGTGCAGGTTGGTTAAATCGCTAAGTAAATTAAAAACAAAGAGTAAAAAGGTAAAAGTAAGGGGGTTGTTATCCCAAATTTTTCTTTTACCTTTTTTCTGGTTATTTGATAATTTTTGGCAAAGACGATTACTGGTAGCATGGGGCTTAAGTATTTGCTCATGCTTACTTGTTATTTTTATAAATATTGATTTTGCAAGTGCAAGTTTAGATAACAACCCTGCTTTACCAAGCTTAAAAGCTCATCCCTTACCTACTCAACTGGCAAAATGGCAGGATGTTAATAATTCAGGAGATTATTTTTCTGAAATTAAGCCTACTAATTTGGGATATTTAGTTTGGTCGGAATTTCCGGTTAAGGTTTATATTGAAAGACCAACAGAAACAGATAAGACATCTGCAAGCTTGCGGCGGTTCCAGCAATGGGTTAAAGCGGCACTAAAAGCTGTGCAGGAGTGGAATAATTATTTACCTTTGGTAGTAGTAGACCAGCGTGAAATTGCAGATATGATATTTTTGCGATCGCGCCCTCCCCTACAACCTTCCGTTAACCCCAATACTGGTGAATTACAACTGCCTCGCGCTCGATCTGCTCAAACCAGTTTTAAATTTTATCTTAAACAATCACTCGCCACTTCCCCTGTGCTATCTCACAGGTTTACCATTCTCATAAGTCCAGATCCAGCATTAGCACAAATTCAATCTGCTGCTCGTCATGAATTAGGTCATGCTTTAGGAATTTGGGGGCATAGTTCCTTAGAAACAGACGTAATGTACTTTTCCCAAGTACGTAATCCTCCCCCTATTTCTCCTAGAGACATTAATACCTTGAAACGAATTTATCAGCAACCAACGCGGCTAGGATGGTCTATAAAAACTAATTAATTTAAGAATTACTAATTATTCCCGTCCGACTATAAAAATACCTGAATTTTATAGGCACATTTAAGTAACGAAAAAATTGCAGGAGTTGGGTTTCACTAGAGTTCAACCCAACCTACAGATTCAGTAATTTTGGAGTAAGAAGAAAGTACTTGGTATTAGTTAAATCCTTGCTTTTCTACTAACAAATGAAACTAAGCTACACCTGTAGCTATTGGTTTGGGCAATTTCAAGTTTAAGTATAATTTTTCCACGGAATTAATGTTGCTATCTAAGGTATAGCGCTGTTCGACGCGCTTTCTGGCATTTTCTCCTAGTATCTTTCTCCATGCCTTATGGTCTCGCAGTTGAGGTAGTAAAGTTCTTAACTGTCCAGCAACCCCTTGAGTATTCAAAACTACTCCAGCCTCGTCTTCTAAAACTTCCCCATCAGCACCAGCATCAGTAGCTACACAAGCAGCACCACAAGCCATTCCTTCGAGGAGAGATAAAGATAAACCTTCTACTAAGGAAGGAAGAATAAAAACATCTGCCCCTTGGAGGATTTCAATCCGTCGGTTCTCATCGGTTATGGCTCCTAACCAGATGATTCCGTGTTCCTCACCATAAAACTGTTCTAAAGAAGGCTTTAATGGGCCATCGCCGACAATCAGTAACTTACATCCCATACCCATATCTGCTTGTTTCCAAGCACGCAGCAACGCCTCGACATTTTTTTCTGTAGCGATGCGACCTTGGTAAACAAAGATATGTTGAGCGTTAAATTCTGCCCTGAGTTTAGAAAAAACTGGAGAATTAGCTGGAGCAGGACAATATTTTTGGGCATCTACTCCATTAGGAATGACAGAAACTTTTTCTGGTGCAACACCGAGTTTAATTAATAATTCTCGCTGCACTTCCGAAAAAATAATTACTTGGTCATATTTTGCGAGAAAAGGCGCGTAAAGCTGGTAACTCAAAAGTTGAGTTCCTGATTTAAGATTGCGAATTTTGCCATCAAAGGGGGTGTGGAACGTAGCAACCAGGGGTAAATTTAGTTCTTCACAAATTTCTGGTAGCAGGAAGTCTAAGGGCGATAAAGTCAAGGAGGCGTGTACTAGATCTGGCTTACGCTTACGAAGCGATCGCACTAATATCTTCCTCGCTTTTAGCGTCGGAATCGTGTAAACCTGCGATTTATATAAAAAAGGTAAAGACACTTCGCTACAACCAGGCCAAATTTCTTCCTCTTGCTCTGCCAGGGCAAAGTGGAGGAAACTAACCTCATGACCCCGCTTTAATAAAGCATTGGTCACTTCTCGGCTGTAGGTGACGTTACCGCAAAATGGTGTTTTTTTTCCAAGCCAGGCGATATGCATTCAAGTGTTAGCTGACATACTTGGTTTTGTACGGCAAATATACCAGGTTACGAGACTTCCTGTAAGTATAATTCCAGCTAAACAGAGAAAAACAATTTTTAAACCTAAAAAAGTTTCTGCTACACCTGTTAAAGCTAGGGGCAAAGTTAGAGCAATATTAATTGCGTTGTTTTGCAAACCAAACACTTTTCCCCTCATTTCTTCAGGGGTTTCTGCTTGGATAGTTGTCTGCATGGGAATAGCTAGCATTGCGCCAAAAGCTCCCATCAGCGTTAATAACAGTAAAGTCATCCACAAATGATGTCTAAATACAGAAAGACCAACTAAGGAAGCAGCAGTTCCTATAGAACCATATAAGCCTAGTCTGGTATGAGATGAACTATGACCAGAATGACCTAGAATTGCGGCTCCACAGCCCATGCCAAGACCACCAGCAGCCAGTAAAAAGCCAAACTGCGATGCTTTCATACCTGGAATTACTTCTGCCATCCGTACAGCTAGTACAGTCATGGCAGCAAATACAGAAAATAAGATGATTAGCTGAATTAATGCTCCACGCACCCGTGGCTGTTTTCCCAGGTAGTCAATACCATCTTTGAGGTCTTGGAATACATGAGGTGGTTCACCTTCAAACTTGACATTTTTTTCCCCTGTTTTCAACAACAGCATTAACAAACCTGCGAGGACATAAGATCCACCTACCACAAGTTCTTTACCAATCTTCCAGGGAATACCTAAATGTTGTACTACGGTATCTGCGATCGCTAATACTGGTTCTCCTACCGCAAAACCAATAATTAACGACCCCATCATCGTTGTTGTGTATAAAGAGTTAGCTGAGAGCAGGTCACGGCGCTCTACAATCATCGAAATGGCTGCTTGCTCTGCTGGGGCAAAAAATTGGGTGAGCGTAGAAACCAGTAAAGTAATGCCTAATAAGATATAAAATCCTACAGGCAAACCTGCCAAGTTCAAACCTGACGACAGCGACAGCAAGACAGGTACGGATAATACAAAGATGCCCCGTAGCACATTAGTTGCTATTAGCACCTCTTTTTTGGGCCATCGATCTACAAACACACCAGCAACAGAGCCGAACAGCACTGCTGGGATGGTGAACGCCATCATAATTGCAGATACCCAGCCACTAATCGTTTGGTTTTCTGATTGAAAGCGACTAGCAATGATCGCAATCATCAGTACCAAATATACTTTGTCGGCTAACTGCGAAAAAACCTGACCACTCCACAACGCTAAAAAGTTGCGGTTTTTTAGCACTGGCAGAAACCCACCTGTTTGAGAAGGGCTAACTTCGCCTCCCTGAGTAAGATCTAATAGGCTTGCAGTAGGGTCAGAAATTTTATTTTGGCTGCTGGCAGTGGCGGCACTGTCCGCAGGGATAAGATCATCAGCGTCAGTAGGTGAAGTTTGGTCAAATCCTGCCGACACATTTGATTTACTATATTTTGTTTCTCTTTCAGACTCAGATAGTCGCATTATGGCTAATTAGGGTGATTTTATAACCCATATTTACTAAACTGTGGTCAAACAACAGAAATTCGGTTAATTTTCTAACCTTAAAATTATCACTACCCTGAAAAACAGGCATCCATCAAAGTAGCTGAACGAATTGGATGACCTAGATGATACTGGGTATATTGACGCAAAATTCGCTCGACACTCTCCCAAGCAGTATCAACTGTTGGAGAGTGCGATGAGGTTAATTCTTGAGTTGGTAAAAATGTTTCTAGATAGTTGAGATCTGGGGTTGCTAGTTGCTGGAACAGCGTTAATTCAAGGGCGTTTAATTTAGAATGTAGTTTTGGCTGTGCTGGTGCAGAGTTGGGAGTTTTGTCGCTAACGCTACGATTAGCATTTGCAGTATTGGTAGAATTTGATTGGCTGTTTAAGGCTAATAAACTGATAGTTCCTCCAACTTCTAAACTAAAGCCAACGCGCCAGTTGGGATCTGTAAAATTTGGTGTTAGTGGGTCTTTTGTCAGGCAACAGGCATGAACTTGGGGGGCAATACCTGCTAAAGCTAGTAGGTGAAAAACACCGTGGGATAAGTAAGGTAAGAGAGAAGATGCCGTAGATGCTGAGGTTTGCCGAGGGAACTGTTCTATGCGTCGCAGATGTTCGTTTAACACAGCATAAAGTTCTGCTTGTGGTTGCTCACTTAATGCTTGAGACACAACAATTTCTGCTAGGTATTGGCTAGCTGCTAGTTTACCCAAGTCTTTGCTTAGACCTGGGTAAGATTCTACAGTTTCTGCTTGGGTAATTTTATCGAGCGATCGCCCTTTAGCGATCAGTAACTCGTTGACAACAAACAACCCACTTCTACCACCCAACTTGGAATTGTGTTTACGTGCGCCTGGTGCTACTACTCGGATTAAACCCAACTCTTTTGTTAAAATCGTCAGCAATCGATCAGCCTCACCCAGTGGCATACCCTTGAGATTGATTCCAGTAACTTTATAAGTTCTACTCATACGGCATTAGAGGTGAGGATGAAGAGATGGTTAGCGATTTCTAGCTTTGAATTTCATTTTCCAGATTATCGCGCTGCCTGAGCAATTCAACACCACGAGATGTCCCTAATCTTGTTGCACCCGCGACAAGCAGATCAATGGCTTCATTACAAGTACGAATTCCTCCTGATGCTTTAATACCAATTTGCTGCTTAGTAATTTCAGCAAGGAAACTGACATCTTCAACAGTGGCACCTCCATAAAAACCTGTACTGGTTTTTAAATAAGCAACGCCAGCATCCATTAATATTTCTGCGGCTAGTCGTTTTTCTGCATCTGTCAATAGGGCTGTTTCTAGGATTGCCTTGACAGTTTTACCTGTGCGATCGCAAATCTCTGCTATTTCTCGGTGAAATTCCGTAGTTTTCCCAGCTTTCAACCAACCAAGGTTAATTACCACATCTAATTCTGTGGCTCCATTATCGACGGCTTCTTGGGCTTCATACAGCTTAGTTGCTGAGGTTGTCGCCCCACTAGGAAAGCCAATCACTGTACAAACTTTTGGTTTTTTATTATAGAGAAGATTTGCAGCTTGACGGACG
This window harbors:
- the gpmI gene encoding 2,3-bisphosphoglycerate-independent phosphoglycerate mutase, with protein sequence MMAVEFEKQRAILPMAQAPVSPVVLVILDGWGYREETDGNAVAAAKTPVMDSLWAVYPRTLIHTSGKAVGLPDGQMGNSEVGHLNIGAGRVVPQELVRISDAVEDRTLLNNPALVQVCQDVKVKGSKLHLIGLCSEGGVHSHIDHLLGLLDLAQQQRITEVCIHVITDGRDTNPKDGVEAVKKIQNHIDKLGIGRIVTISGRYYAMDRDKRWDRVQRAYDVMTEDNSENHQSALEVLQASYDSGVTDEFVMPTRIAPGAVEAGDGVIFYNFRPDRSRQLSYAFVEPTFNGFERHQIQPLSFATFTQYDPSLPVLVAFEPQNLSNILGEVVAKHNLRQFRTSETEKYAHVTYFFNGGLEQPFPGEDRELVPSPMVATYDKAPAMSAAALTDVAIAAIQKRIYSLVVINYANPDMVGHTGKMEPTVTAIETVDRCLGALIETINKAGGTAIIIADHGNAEYMWDEKGNPWTAHTTNPVPFILVEGEGLKIPGYGTDVVLRTDGRLSDIAPTILEILKLPQPPEMTGNSMFIPANVEVRANRTPVRLSL
- a CDS encoding glycosyltransferase family 4 protein, whose translation is MHIAWLGKKTPFCGNVTYSREVTNALLKRGHEVSFLHFALAEQEEEIWPGCSEVSLPFLYKSQVYTIPTLKARKILVRSLRKRKPDLVHASLTLSPLDFLLPEICEELNLPLVATFHTPFDGKIRNLKSGTQLLSYQLYAPFLAKYDQVIIFSEVQRELLIKLGVAPEKVSVIPNGVDAQKYCPAPANSPVFSKLRAEFNAQHIFVYQGRIATEKNVEALLRAWKQADMGMGCKLLIVGDGPLKPSLEQFYGEEHGIIWLGAITDENRRIEILQGADVFILPSLVEGLSLSLLEGMACGAACVATDAGADGEVLEDEAGVVLNTQGVAGQLRTLLPQLRDHKAWRKILGENARKRVEQRYTLDSNINSVEKLYLNLKLPKPIATGVA
- the recO gene encoding DNA repair protein RecO; the protein is MSRTYKVTGINLKGMPLGEADRLLTILTKELGLIRVVAPGARKHNSKLGGRSGLFVVNELLIAKGRSLDKITQAETVESYPGLSKDLGKLAASQYLAEIVVSQALSEQPQAELYAVLNEHLRRIEQFPRQTSASTASSLLPYLSHGVFHLLALAGIAPQVHACCLTKDPLTPNFTDPNWRVGFSLEVGGTISLLALNSQSNSTNTANANRSVSDKTPNSAPAQPKLHSKLNALELTLFQQLATPDLNYLETFLPTQELTSSHSPTVDTAWESVERILRQYTQYHLGHPIRSATLMDACFSG
- the deoC gene encoding deoxyribose-phosphate aldolase is translated as MATNLPDIDIAPFIDHALLNPTATPEQVEKWCADADRFQFAAVCVYPAYVRQAANLLYNKKPKVCTVIGFPSGATTSATKLYEAQEAVDNGATELDVVINLGWLKAGKTTEFHREIAEICDRTGKTVKAILETALLTDAEKRLAAEILMDAGVAYLKTSTGFYGGATVEDVSFLAEITKQQIGIKASGGIRTCNEAIDLLVAGATRLGTSRGVELLRQRDNLENEIQS
- a CDS encoding ABC-F family ATP-binding cassette domain-containing protein, whose protein sequence is MLRLEHISKIYPTGEVLKDVNWEVKPGDRIGLVGVNGAGKSTQLKIIAGEMEPTSGELIRPASLHIAYLTQEFEVDPTRTVKEEFWRAFGEANQAHEALMQVHRDLETATPEKLDQLIHKMDKLQRQFEGLNGYALEAQIDKILPELGFDLEDGDRLVSAFSGGWQMRMSLGKILLQKPDLLLLDEPTNHLDLETIEWLENYLKGLTTPMVIVSHDREFLDRLCTQIVETERGVSATYLGNYSAYLQQKAEAQEAQLSAYERQQKELEKQQAFVDRFRASATRSTQAKSREKQLDKIERIEAPTGGLRTLHFRFPPAPRSGREVVVIKDLVHTYDDKILFLGTDLLIERGDRIAFLGPNGCGKSTLLRMIMGLEPFAEGTVELGSHNVLPGYFEQNQAEALDLEKTVMETIHDEVPDWKNEEVRTLLGRFLFSGDTVYKKVVALSGGEKARLALAKMLLRPANLLILDEPTNHLDIPAKEMLEEALENYDGTAIIVSHDRYFISQVANKIVEIRDGEFRVYLGDYHYYLDKIAEEKEQAKLAAIEAEKAAKKAAKAAKQATKGK
- the secG gene encoding preprotein translocase subunit SecG, with translation MTLVNIIQTIWVISALALSVLVLLHSPKGDGIGGIGGQAQLFTSAKSAETALNRITWTFSVVFLGLTVVLSAGWLNR
- a CDS encoding MFS transporter, encoding MRLSESERETKYSKSNVSAGFDQTSPTDADDLIPADSAATASSQNKISDPTASLLDLTQGGEVSPSQTGGFLPVLKNRNFLALWSGQVFSQLADKVYLVLMIAIIASRFQSENQTISGWVSAIMMAFTIPAVLFGSVAGVFVDRWPKKEVLIATNVLRGIFVLSVPVLLSLSSGLNLAGLPVGFYILLGITLLVSTLTQFFAPAEQAAISMIVERRDLLSANSLYTTTMMGSLIIGFAVGEPVLAIADTVVQHLGIPWKIGKELVVGGSYVLAGLLMLLLKTGEKNVKFEGEPPHVFQDLKDGIDYLGKQPRVRGALIQLIILFSVFAAMTVLAVRMAEVIPGMKASQFGFLLAAGGLGMGCGAAILGHSGHSSSHTRLGLYGSIGTAASLVGLSVFRHHLWMTLLLLTLMGAFGAMLAIPMQTTIQAETPEEMRGKVFGLQNNAINIALTLPLALTGVAETFLGLKIVFLCLAGIILTGSLVTWYICRTKPSMSANT